The following coding sequences lie in one Arachis hypogaea cultivar Tifrunner chromosome 9, arahy.Tifrunner.gnm2.J5K5, whole genome shotgun sequence genomic window:
- the LOC112713053 gene encoding glycerol-3-phosphate acyltransferase RAM2-like, whose protein sequence is MANISTNTIATFPPVEKCNSIGRENHTVVADMDGTLLIGRSSFPYFALIAFEVGGFLRLLFFLLASPLAAILYYFVSESAGIQVLIFASMAGMRLSSIESVARAVLPKFYSGDLHPETWRVFSSCGRRYVLTANPRVMVEPFLKEMLGADIVLGTELESYKGRATGFVCKPGVLVGKNKADVLKKTFGDEKPDIGLGDRLTDAPFMSLCKEAYIVPPKPQVKAVTSEKLPKPIIFHDGRLVQKPTPLNALLTLLWIPLGFPLACLRIAAGSLLPMPLVYYAFWALGVRVTIKGTPPPPANKSSGQSGVLFICSHRTLLDPIFLSTALGRPIPAVTYSVSRLSEIISPIKTVRLSRDRATDASMIKKLLQEGDLAICPEGTTCREPFLLRFSALFAELTDELVPVAMVNRMSMFHGTTARGWKGMDPFYFFMNPSPAYEVTFLNKLPKDLTCGSGGKMSIDVANYIQRLIAATLSYECTNFTRKDKYKALAGNDGTVPLHKNPILMGC, encoded by the exons ATGGCAAATATTTCAACCAACACTATTGCTACTTTTCCGCCAGTGGAAAAATGTAACTCCATAGGGAGAGAAAACCACACTGTTGTGGCAGACATGGATGGAACTTTGCTCATAGGGCGAAGTTCCTTCCCATACTTTGCCCTAATTGCCTTTGAGGTCGGTGGGTTCCTAAGACTCCTCTTCTTTCTGTTGGCATCCCCATTGGCTGCCATTTTATACTACTTTGTCTCCGAATCCGCAGGGATTCAAGTCCTCATCTTTGCCTCAATGGCGGGGATGAGGCTCTCCAGTATAGAGTCTGTAGCACGTGCCGTGCTCCCCAAGTTTTATTCTGGGGATCTCCACCCGGAGACATGGCGCGTGTTTTCGTCATGTGGAAGGCGGTACGTGCTCACAGCAAATCCACGGGTGATGGTGGAGCCATTTTTGAAGGAGATGTTGGGTGCCGACATAGTTTTGGGGACAGAATTAGAAAGTTATAAGGGAAGAGCAACCGGATTTGTTTGCAAGCCCGGGGTTCTTGTTGGAAAAAATAAAGCAGATGTGCTCAAGAAAACTTTTGGTGATGAGAAACCAGATATTGGACTTGGAGATAGACTCACTGATGCTCCTTTCATGTCTTTGTGCAAG GAAGCATATATTGTCCCTCCAAAACCACAAGTGAAGGCAGTTACAAGTGAGAAGCTTCCAAAACCCATAATATTTCATGATGGAAGGCTTGTCCAAAAGCCAACACCTCTGAATGCATTGCTAACACTCCTTTGGATCCCTCTAGGCTTTCCCTTAGCCTGCCTCCGCATCGCCGCCGGATCTCTCCTCCCTATGCCACTTGTCTACTATGCCTTTTGGGCCCTCGGCGTCCGTGTCACCATCAAAGGAACACCACCTCCGCCGGCAAATAAATCCAGCGGCCAAAGTGGTGTCCTCTTCATTTGCTCCCACAGAACCCTACTTGACCCTATTTTTCTCTCCACAGCCCTCGGCCGCCCTATACCGGCTGTAACCTACTCAGTCTCACGTCTCTCAGAGATAATCTCACCAATCAAGACGGTTAGATTAAGCCGTGATCGCGCCACGGACGCTTCAATGATTAAGAAGCTTCTACAAGAAGGCGACCTTGCAATTTGCCCTGAAGGGACAACTTGTAGGGAACCTTTCCTTCTAAGGTTTTCGGCCTTGTTTGCCGAGTTGACGGACGAATTGGTGCCGGTGGCAATGGTGAATAGGATGAGCATGTTCCATGGAACAACTGCTAGAGGGTGGAAAGGGATGGATCCATTCTACTTCTTCATGAACCCTAGCCCAGCTTATGAGGTAACATTCTTGAACAAGTTGCCTAAGGACTTGACTTGTGGGTCTGGTGGCAAGATGAGCATTGATGTGGCCAATTACATTCAGAGGCTCATTGCTGCAACATTGTCATATGAATGCACAAACTTCACTAGGAAAGACAAGTACAAGGCTCTTGCTGGTAATGATGGAACTGTCCCTCTTCACAAAAACCCTATTCTCATGGGCTGCTAA